A section of the Spirosoma pollinicola genome encodes:
- a CDS encoding Hpt domain-containing protein, with protein sequence MNVTNCPKHLPPTQPPNSPMGTAEYATLSAPGGLGVIDSVEPGPCFQWAVFLQAVDHEQALALELLALVLAQTPGEMLALEQALTENDLGALRRIIHSQKASFEVFGLLEVVQLGRAVEQQLAAPQPDGDVSGLIRQYVRMLKAELALMQLVLQTTQEW encoded by the coding sequence ATGAACGTCACCAATTGCCCTAAACATCTTCCGCCGACACAACCCCCAAACAGCCCAATGGGTACAGCCGAGTACGCCACCTTGTCAGCACCGGGCGGTTTGGGGGTAATTGATTCGGTCGAGCCAGGCCCATGTTTTCAATGGGCGGTATTCTTACAAGCGGTGGACCATGAGCAGGCGTTAGCCCTTGAGTTACTGGCGTTAGTGCTCGCTCAGACACCGGGCGAGATGTTGGCCCTGGAGCAGGCTTTGACCGAAAATGACCTGGGCGCCCTTCGTCGCATCATCCATTCGCAAAAAGCGTCCTTTGAGGTATTTGGCTTACTTGAGGTAGTTCAGCTGGGCCGGGCTGTGGAGCAGCAGCTGGCGGCACCACAACCCGACGGCGATGTTTCCGGTTTGATTCGACAATACGTTCGTATGCTAAAGGCTGAATTAGCGCTTATGCAACTG